Proteins encoded in a region of the Streptomyces sp. NBC_00513 genome:
- a CDS encoding ATP-binding protein, giving the protein MRYDVNGPAQPVPHTAMEARDRVRFLLGSAGLVGVGPDGDDVLTDALLVTSELATNAIRHGGGITGFSASVSENGLRLSISDPSGDRPVTLPRQAGTFLAGGFGWPLIQRLSHSVTVTLLPAGGKRITVLVPLAAHPVATDRTGNLDPRLDLDPRLDVDPGPSRDRDRVSRGSDAAS; this is encoded by the coding sequence GTGCGATACGACGTGAACGGACCGGCGCAGCCCGTTCCGCACACCGCCATGGAGGCGCGGGACCGCGTGCGGTTCCTGCTGGGCTCCGCGGGACTCGTCGGTGTCGGCCCGGACGGGGACGACGTCCTGACCGACGCGCTCCTGGTGACGTCGGAACTGGCGACGAACGCCATCCGGCACGGTGGCGGGATCACCGGATTCAGCGCCTCGGTGTCGGAGAACGGTCTGCGCCTGAGCATCAGCGACCCCAGCGGTGACCGTCCCGTCACCCTGCCCCGCCAGGCCGGCACGTTCCTCGCCGGCGGCTTCGGCTGGCCCCTGATCCAGCGCCTCTCGCACAGTGTGACCGTCACCCTGCTGCCGGCGGGCGGCAAGCGCATCACGGTGCTCGTACCGCTGGCCGCGCACCCCGTGGCGACCGACCGGACCGGGAACCTCGACCCCCGCCTGGACCTGGACCCCAGGCTCGACGTGGACCCGGGCCCCAGCCGCGACCGCGACCGTGTGTCGCGCGGGAGTGACGCCGCGTCCTGA
- a CDS encoding PP2C family protein-serine/threonine phosphatase yields the protein MGSALGVGSSHPADNPPPLSRAVVSPPRQATSIDEDRSRALWSGLPPRVLLIEDDEGDALLVEELVADSGVDVRLGRAGSLAEALPRLKGEAPQCVLLDLHLPDAHGLDALNKVLANAAEAAVVVLTGLSEEQAGLAAVTAGAQDYLVKGRLEPDVFMRAIRYAIQRKHTELAAASLQASRLRAEENSRLERGLLPTPLLLDDTVAVCARYQPGRAQALLGGDFYDVVQTPDGATHAVVGDVSGHGPDEAALGVCLRVAWRAFVMAGARGQDLLELLEKILVAERSGPEIFATLIAVTRPAGSPHISVQRAGHPGFLVRSSAGVRLEEVPGGPALGIVPDWDTRWPVVQVPVENTGAVMLFTDGLIEGRIGSGSDRLDEDGLLDIARRHNDLPADAFVDTLIHTAQTLAADSGGLADDVAVLHLEWNTSL from the coding sequence ATGGGGAGCGCTCTCGGCGTGGGGTCCTCGCACCCTGCCGACAACCCGCCACCGCTGTCGCGCGCAGTGGTGAGCCCGCCTCGGCAGGCCACGTCGATCGACGAGGACCGCTCCCGCGCACTGTGGAGCGGTCTTCCGCCGCGTGTCCTGCTCATCGAGGACGACGAGGGTGACGCCCTCCTCGTCGAGGAGCTGGTCGCGGACAGCGGCGTCGACGTGCGACTGGGTCGCGCGGGCTCCCTGGCCGAGGCCCTGCCCCGGCTGAAGGGCGAGGCGCCGCAGTGCGTCCTGCTCGACCTGCACCTGCCCGACGCCCACGGCCTCGACGCCCTCAACAAGGTGCTGGCCAACGCCGCCGAGGCCGCCGTGGTCGTCCTCACCGGTCTCTCGGAGGAGCAGGCGGGTCTCGCCGCCGTCACGGCCGGGGCGCAGGACTACCTGGTCAAGGGCCGCCTGGAGCCGGACGTCTTCATGCGCGCCATCCGTTACGCGATCCAGCGCAAGCACACGGAGCTCGCGGCGGCCTCCCTCCAGGCGAGCAGGCTGCGCGCGGAGGAGAACTCCCGACTGGAACGCGGTCTGCTGCCGACGCCGCTCCTGCTGGACGACACCGTCGCGGTCTGTGCCCGGTACCAGCCCGGTCGGGCCCAGGCACTCCTCGGCGGTGACTTCTACGACGTCGTCCAGACACCGGACGGGGCGACGCACGCCGTCGTCGGTGACGTCTCGGGGCACGGCCCGGACGAGGCGGCGCTCGGCGTGTGCCTGCGTGTGGCGTGGCGGGCGTTCGTGATGGCCGGCGCCCGCGGTCAGGACCTTCTGGAACTGCTGGAGAAGATCCTGGTCGCCGAGCGTTCCGGGCCCGAGATCTTCGCCACGCTCATCGCGGTCACCCGGCCGGCGGGCTCGCCGCACATCAGCGTGCAGCGGGCCGGACACCCCGGCTTCCTGGTGCGCTCCTCGGCGGGCGTGCGCCTGGAAGAGGTGCCCGGCGGCCCCGCCCTGGGCATCGTGCCCGACTGGGACACCCGGTGGCCCGTCGTCCAGGTTCCCGTCGAGAACACGGGGGCCGTGATGCTCTTCACCGACGGCCTGATCGAGGGCAGGATCGGCTCCGGCTCGGACCGCCTCGACGAGGACGGGCTGCTGGACATCGCCCGCCGCCACAACGACCTGCCCGCCGACGCCTTCGTCGACACCCTGATCCACACCGCCCAGACCCTCGCCGCGGACAGCGGCGGGCTGGCCGACGACGTCGCCGTACTCCACCTCGAATGGAACACCTCCTTGTGA
- a CDS encoding MarR family winged helix-turn-helix transcriptional regulator, which produces MPPLDDHPGTEAHPSVTTGAVAELLEVLLARGQDATTPAISPSQLRALLVVEQSEGINLRTLGAMLGSRPPSVTRLCDRMEAMGLLTRSRSRTSGREVELYPTRQGRALLDEYRAIRLRELSAVLDLMEPAAIEALVVGLTGLRQAAADLFAAGARAAGPEATVAPHGAAARESTARGAGVGPLRTTRLSDTA; this is translated from the coding sequence ATGCCTCCTCTCGACGATCACCCCGGCACGGAAGCACACCCTTCCGTGACGACCGGTGCGGTCGCGGAGCTCCTCGAAGTGCTGCTGGCGCGCGGCCAGGACGCCACGACTCCCGCGATATCTCCCTCGCAGTTGCGCGCGCTGCTCGTCGTGGAGCAGTCCGAGGGCATCAACCTGCGCACCCTGGGCGCGATGCTCGGTTCCCGACCGCCGTCGGTGACGCGTCTGTGCGACCGCATGGAGGCCATGGGGTTGCTGACCCGCTCGCGCAGCCGGACCAGCGGGCGCGAGGTCGAGCTGTACCCGACCCGGCAGGGCCGGGCGCTGCTGGACGAGTACCGGGCGATCCGGCTGCGGGAGTTGTCCGCCGTGCTCGACCTGATGGAGCCGGCCGCGATCGAGGCGCTGGTCGTGGGCCTGACGGGGTTGCGTCAGGCGGCCGCGGACCTCTTCGCCGCGGGGGCGCGGGCGGCGGGCCCCGAGGCGACGGTGGCCCCGCACGGGGCCGCGGCCCGGGAGTCGACCGCCAGGGGCGCCGGTGTCGGACCGTTGCGGACCACCCGGCTGTCCGACACGGCCTGA
- a CDS encoding STAS domain-containing protein encodes MDAHTFPGGDDVRCRVETRSEGDVRIVVMAGEFDMDNVDELRGALDPEAAGVARYVLDVAGVTFADSTTLSVMLQPALDRPVILAGVVPPRLGRLLDITGASQVFAAAPTLAEAMIMTVPSQRRRP; translated from the coding sequence ATGGACGCTCACACGTTCCCGGGTGGCGATGACGTGCGGTGCCGCGTCGAGACGCGTTCCGAGGGCGACGTCCGCATCGTCGTGATGGCGGGCGAGTTCGACATGGACAACGTGGACGAGCTGCGCGGCGCCCTGGACCCCGAGGCCGCCGGCGTCGCCCGGTACGTCCTGGACGTCGCGGGGGTCACCTTCGCGGACTCGACGACGCTGAGCGTCATGCTCCAGCCGGCCCTGGACCGCCCCGTGATCCTGGCCGGGGTGGTACCGCCCCGCCTGGGCCGGCTCCTCGACATCACGGGTGCCTCCCAGGTCTTCGCCGCGGCCCCCACGCTGGCCGAGGCCATGATCATGACCGTGCCGTCCCAGCGTCGTCGACCGTGA
- a CDS encoding response regulator, producing MSPLPRPQSQPAEVLLVEDDAGDELMTREAFEDNKIGNTLHVVRDGLEALDFLYRRGDHTNAPRPDLILLDLNLPKYDGRQVLEQIKNDPELSHIPVVVLTTSAAEEDILRSYKLHANAYVTKPVDLDQFIRAIQQIDDFFVTVVKLPRSV from the coding sequence ATGAGCCCCCTCCCCAGGCCGCAGAGCCAGCCGGCGGAAGTCCTGCTCGTCGAGGACGACGCGGGTGACGAGCTCATGACCCGCGAGGCCTTCGAGGACAACAAGATCGGCAACACTCTGCACGTCGTCCGGGACGGCCTGGAGGCCCTGGACTTCCTGTACCGCAGGGGCGACCACACGAACGCCCCGCGCCCCGACCTGATCCTCCTCGACCTGAACCTTCCCAAGTACGACGGTCGGCAGGTCCTCGAACAGATCAAGAACGACCCCGAGCTGAGTCACATCCCGGTGGTCGTCCTCACCACGTCGGCGGCGGAGGAGGACATCCTGCGCAGCTACAAGCTGCACGCCAACGCCTACGTGACCAAGCCGGTGGACCTCGACCAGTTCATCCGGGCCATCCAGCAGATCGACGACTTCTTCGTCACCGTGGTGAAACTGCCGCGGTCCGTCTGA
- a CDS encoding VOC family protein encodes MIAKLQCVVLDCADVVELSRFYQSLLGGVVNQPDPRWSTDEGWATLHADGGFVLAFQRVEDHQPPRWPDPARPQQFHLDLGVTNLDQAQREVLDRGAALLDEGDGRRSWRVFADPAGHPFCLVRD; translated from the coding sequence ATGATCGCCAAGCTGCAGTGTGTGGTGTTGGACTGTGCCGATGTCGTCGAGTTGTCCCGGTTCTACCAGTCGCTCCTCGGCGGCGTGGTGAACCAGCCGGATCCGCGGTGGTCGACCGACGAGGGCTGGGCCACGCTCCATGCCGACGGTGGGTTCGTGCTCGCCTTCCAACGGGTGGAGGACCATCAGCCGCCCCGGTGGCCGGACCCTGCCCGCCCTCAGCAGTTCCACCTCGACCTGGGGGTCACGAACCTGGACCAGGCCCAGCGGGAGGTGCTCGATCGGGGCGCCGCGCTGCTGGACGAGGGAGACGGGAGACGGAGTTGGCGCGTCTTCGCCGATCCGGCGGGACACCCGTTCTGTCTCGTCCGGGACTGA
- a CDS encoding ATP-binding protein — MEHLLVSAPDPTAPPTPRTGRTGLSLRAWFMSVLALLGVMVVVTAVVGAALLSNTTAAGDRLVDRIAPAQREALRLESALLDQETGVRGYLLTRDPKLLEPYERGLENERASSRRLETLLDDESTARTDLAAVEQAARTWQDSFASPSLASAKAGTAGPSVQLGKDRFDEVRGRVKTQQTRLDTLQGDARATFAQARSERDHVLLAIVVAFLVTGLCLAVLLQMSVVRPLAEVRAASRRVAAGAFEEEIPETGPSDLRSLARAVEAMRRRTVAELKASRRNAEELKRTAADLDAQAVELRRSNAELEQFAYVASHDLQEPLRKVASFCQLLEKRYGDRLDERGSQYIGFAVDGAKRMQVLINDLLTFSRVGRVQDARETVALDGTVDRALRNLATAVEESGAEIVRPERLPAVSGDPTLLTMLWQNLVANAVKFRSPDRPARVEIALRDDEEGTGAEPGFHTFTVTDNGIGIPAEFADKVFVIFQRLHGRESYGGTGIGLSLCKKIVEHSGGRIWIDTAHTGGTRMVFTLPVLTDDGSVAGSGSVAGSGVAGSDSASVNANATVPTIEGSTA, encoded by the coding sequence ATGGAACACCTCCTTGTGAGTGCCCCGGACCCGACAGCCCCCCCGACCCCCCGTACCGGCCGTACCGGGCTGAGCCTGCGCGCGTGGTTCATGTCCGTGCTGGCCCTGCTCGGGGTGATGGTCGTCGTCACGGCCGTGGTCGGCGCCGCCCTGCTGTCGAACACGACGGCGGCCGGTGACCGGCTCGTCGACCGGATCGCGCCGGCCCAGCGGGAGGCCCTGCGCCTGGAGTCCGCCCTGCTGGACCAGGAGACCGGGGTCCGCGGCTACCTGCTGACGCGCGACCCGAAGCTGCTGGAGCCTTACGAGCGCGGCCTGGAGAACGAGCGCGCCTCGTCCCGGAGGCTGGAGACGCTGCTCGACGACGAGAGCACCGCCCGGACCGACCTGGCGGCCGTCGAGCAGGCCGCGCGCACCTGGCAGGACTCCTTCGCCTCGCCGAGCCTCGCGTCGGCGAAGGCCGGGACGGCCGGGCCGTCGGTCCAATTGGGCAAGGACCGCTTCGACGAGGTCCGCGGGCGCGTCAAGACCCAGCAGACCCGACTCGACACCCTGCAGGGCGACGCCCGCGCCACCTTCGCGCAGGCCCGCTCCGAACGCGACCACGTCCTGTTGGCGATCGTCGTGGCCTTCCTCGTGACCGGCCTCTGCCTCGCCGTGCTCCTGCAGATGAGCGTCGTCCGGCCGCTGGCCGAGGTCCGGGCCGCGTCCCGGAGGGTGGCCGCGGGCGCGTTCGAGGAGGAGATCCCCGAGACGGGACCCTCCGACCTGCGCTCGCTCGCCCGCGCGGTGGAGGCCATGCGCCGCAGGACCGTCGCCGAGCTGAAGGCCTCCCGCCGCAACGCGGAGGAGCTGAAGCGGACCGCCGCGGACCTCGACGCCCAGGCGGTGGAACTGCGCCGCTCCAACGCCGAGCTGGAACAGTTCGCGTACGTCGCCTCGCACGACCTCCAGGAACCGCTGCGCAAGGTCGCCTCGTTCTGCCAGCTCCTGGAGAAGCGGTACGGGGACCGGCTCGACGAGCGGGGCAGCCAGTACATCGGCTTCGCCGTCGACGGCGCCAAGCGCATGCAGGTCCTGATCAACGACCTGCTCACGTTCTCCCGGGTGGGCCGGGTCCAGGACGCGCGGGAGACCGTCGCCCTGGACGGCACCGTCGACCGCGCCCTGCGCAACCTCGCCACCGCCGTCGAGGAGAGCGGGGCCGAGATCGTGCGGCCGGAGCGCCTGCCCGCGGTGTCGGGCGACCCCACCCTGCTCACCATGCTCTGGCAGAACCTCGTCGCCAACGCCGTGAAGTTCCGCTCCCCCGACCGCCCCGCGCGCGTCGAGATCGCCCTGCGCGACGACGAGGAAGGGACCGGGGCCGAACCCGGCTTCCACACCTTCACCGTCACGGACAACGGAATCGGGATCCCGGCCGAGTTCGCCGACAAGGTGTTCGTCATCTTCCAGCGCCTGCACGGCCGGGAATCCTACGGTGGCACGGGGATCGGCCTGTCGCTCTGCAAGAAGATCGTCGAGCACTCGGGCGGTCGCATCTGGATCGACACCGCCCATACCGGCGGAACGCGGATGGTCTTCACCCTGCCCGTACTCACCGACGACGGGTCCGTGGCAGGATCCGGCTCCGTGGCAGGATCCGGCGTGGCGGGATCCGATTCCGCCTCCGTGAACGCGAACGCGACCGTACCGACCATCGAAGGAAGCACCGCATGA
- a CDS encoding acetyl-CoA carboxylase biotin carboxylase subunit family protein — protein MTRADGRGGAARDLPVLAVVYGRGAATPLGILDTARGRCTVVFLGDLGDPLVAADLAPVSRSTRVVDTHGLTEGQLCALVVGLEPDGVVTFSDSSLRATAVVAKACGLPFHEPYTADVLVDKFRQREALASAGVQSTACRLIRSAGDLAPALAATGLPAVIKPRAGCSSTDTCRVDSAEELAARYEEFTEGVAEPRAYVLEEYLVGDPSAVGDFWGDYVSVESVTREGDTRTAGVTGKLPTAYPFRETGLFVPAELPEDLVEQVVRLERRALRALGVREGVTHTEIKFTPEGPRVIEVNGRIGGGISDIMKRSSGVDLLAHAVEAALGAFDPPEPVLGLDGPDRRVAFQYLVSPPSDACVPGGVELLDDLYDIPGVDLVDVAVDPGWRADWRAGTEWMLGTVYGSAPGFAELRITLKAVQDRMGAFWSEVEGRQRPARLSRTDPAG, from the coding sequence GTGACGCGCGCCGACGGCCGCGGGGGCGCGGCGCGGGACCTGCCCGTGTTGGCCGTCGTCTACGGGCGCGGGGCGGCCACCCCGCTGGGAATCCTGGACACGGCGCGGGGGCGTTGCACGGTGGTGTTCCTCGGCGACCTGGGCGATCCCCTGGTCGCCGCGGACCTGGCCCCGGTGTCGAGGAGCACGCGGGTGGTGGACACCCACGGGTTGACCGAGGGGCAACTGTGCGCGCTCGTCGTCGGGTTGGAGCCCGACGGGGTGGTGACGTTCAGCGATTCGTCGCTGCGGGCGACGGCGGTGGTGGCGAAGGCCTGCGGCCTGCCGTTCCACGAGCCGTACACCGCGGACGTGTTGGTGGACAAGTTCCGCCAGCGCGAGGCCCTGGCGTCGGCCGGGGTCCAGAGCACGGCGTGCCGGCTGATCCGCTCCGCCGGGGACCTCGCCCCGGCGCTGGCGGCGACTGGGCTGCCGGCGGTCATCAAACCGCGGGCCGGGTGCAGCAGCACGGACACCTGTCGGGTGGACAGTGCGGAGGAACTCGCGGCACGGTACGAGGAGTTCACCGAAGGGGTGGCGGAGCCCCGCGCGTACGTACTGGAGGAGTACCTGGTCGGCGATCCCTCGGCGGTGGGGGACTTCTGGGGCGACTACGTCTCGGTCGAGTCGGTGACCAGGGAGGGCGACACCAGGACGGCGGGCGTCACGGGCAAGTTGCCGACGGCGTACCCCTTCCGGGAGACCGGTCTGTTCGTTCCGGCCGAACTCCCCGAGGACCTCGTCGAGCAGGTGGTCCGGCTGGAGCGGCGGGCGTTGCGGGCGCTGGGCGTCCGTGAGGGGGTGACCCACACGGAGATCAAGTTCACGCCGGAGGGCCCCCGGGTGATCGAGGTCAACGGACGCATCGGCGGCGGCATCTCCGACATCATGAAGCGTTCGTCGGGGGTCGACCTGCTGGCCCACGCCGTCGAGGCGGCGCTGGGCGCCTTCGACCCGCCCGAGCCGGTGCTCGGGCTCGACGGACCCGACCGCAGGGTCGCCTTCCAGTACCTCGTGTCCCCGCCGTCGGACGCCTGCGTCCCGGGCGGGGTAGAGCTCCTCGACGACCTCTACGACATTCCCGGCGTCGATCTGGTGGACGTCGCCGTCGACCCGGGATGGCGGGCCGACTGGCGGGCGGGGACGGAGTGGATGCTGGGGACGGTCTACGGTTCGGCCCCCGGGTTCGCCGAGCTCCGGATCACCCTCAAGGCCGTCCAGGACCGCATGGGCGCCTTCTGGTCCGAGGTCGAGGGCCGGCAGCGGCCGGCACGGCTGAGTCGGACGGACCCGGCCGGCTGA
- a CDS encoding GNAT family N-acetyltransferase, with protein sequence MEPRVVDRPEKSRYEILAGADGTETAGFAEYFLSEGEIAFIHTETEPRFAGQGLGGLLARGALDDVRARKLDVLPYCPFIRGWIGKHPEYTDLVPEGRRAQFGL encoded by the coding sequence ATGGAACCACGAGTGGTGGACCGCCCCGAGAAGTCCCGGTACGAGATCCTCGCCGGAGCCGACGGGACCGAGACGGCCGGCTTCGCCGAGTACTTCCTCTCGGAGGGCGAGATCGCCTTCATCCACACCGAGACGGAGCCCCGCTTCGCCGGTCAGGGCCTGGGCGGCCTGCTCGCCCGCGGCGCCCTCGACGACGTCCGGGCCCGCAAGCTGGACGTCCTGCCGTACTGCCCCTTCATCCGGGGGTGGATCGGCAAGCACCCCGAGTACACGGACCTCGTTCCCGAGGGGCGCCGGGCACAGTTCGGTCTCTGA
- the nadE gene encoding ammonia-dependent NAD(+) synthetase: MSEPASIALQQEIARDLQVAETFDAEREIERRVAFLAERLTSTGLRSLVLGISGGVDSTTAGRLCQLAVERARAAGHEARFHAMRLPYGVQADEHDARLALSFIQADHILTVDIKPASDAALEASLAAGVDFRDARHQDFVHGNIKARQRMIAQYTVAGAHDGLVVGTDHAAEAVSGFFTKFGDGAADLVPLTGLTKRRVRAVADALGAPAELVWKTPTADLETLDPGKADEDALGVTYDDIDDFLEGKPVDEPTFATIVGRYRLTDHKRQLPVAP, translated from the coding sequence GTGAGCGAGCCGGCGTCCATCGCCCTGCAGCAGGAGATCGCCCGGGACCTGCAGGTCGCCGAGACATTCGATGCCGAGCGGGAGATCGAGCGTCGGGTCGCCTTCCTCGCCGAGCGGCTGACCTCCACCGGTCTGCGTTCCCTCGTGCTCGGCATCAGCGGCGGCGTGGACTCGACCACCGCCGGCCGGCTGTGCCAGCTCGCCGTGGAGCGGGCCCGGGCGGCCGGACACGAGGCGCGGTTCCACGCCATGCGGCTGCCCTACGGGGTGCAGGCCGACGAGCACGACGCCCGGCTCGCGCTCTCCTTCATCCAGGCCGACCACATACTGACCGTGGACATCAAGCCCGCGAGCGACGCGGCCCTGGAGGCCTCGCTGGCCGCCGGCGTGGACTTCCGCGACGCCCGTCACCAGGACTTCGTGCACGGCAACATCAAGGCTCGGCAGCGCATGATCGCCCAGTACACGGTGGCCGGGGCGCACGACGGTCTGGTCGTCGGCACCGACCACGCCGCGGAGGCCGTGTCGGGGTTCTTCACCAAGTTCGGTGACGGCGCCGCGGACCTGGTGCCGCTGACGGGGCTGACCAAGCGCCGGGTGCGCGCCGTCGCGGACGCGCTGGGCGCGCCCGCCGAGCTGGTGTGGAAGACCCCGACGGCCGACCTGGAGACCCTCGACCCGGGCAAGGCCGACGAGGACGCCCTCGGTGTCACCTACGACGACATCGACGACTTCCTGGAGGGCAAGCCGGTGGACGAGCCGACCTTCGCCACCATCGTCGGGCGCTACCGACTGACCGACCACAAGCGCCAACTGCCCGTGGCCCCCTGA
- a CDS encoding universal stress protein gives MGTSGSLGSMTALHRAATEARVRDAELWVVLAWQPPGGGPAARCSGGPSVLDGCRSAAVERLRETLDRAFGARPPGVTLAGLAARGTPGAALVDAVADPGDLLVVGTGSRAPVLRALRPSVARYCLAHASCPVLVVPPGPLRADLESVRRRRRWRMPMDARELTGCP, from the coding sequence GTGGGGACCAGCGGATCCCTCGGGAGCATGACCGCGCTGCACCGGGCGGCGACGGAGGCCCGGGTACGGGATGCGGAGCTGTGGGTCGTACTGGCCTGGCAACCGCCCGGCGGCGGGCCGGCCGCGCGCTGCTCCGGGGGTCCGTCGGTGCTCGACGGCTGCCGGTCCGCTGCGGTCGAGCGTCTGCGGGAGACCCTCGACCGCGCGTTCGGGGCGCGCCCGCCGGGGGTCACCCTGGCCGGACTGGCCGCGCGCGGAACGCCCGGCGCCGCACTGGTGGACGCGGTGGCGGATCCGGGGGACCTGCTCGTCGTCGGTACCGGCAGCCGGGCTCCGGTGCTCCGCGCACTGCGGCCCTCGGTGGCCCGGTACTGCCTGGCACACGCGTCCTGCCCGGTCCTGGTGGTGCCGCCCGGCCCGCTCCGGGCCGACCTGGAGTCCGTACGCCGGCGGCGCAGGTGGCGGATGCCGATGGACGCCCGCGAGCTGACGGGGTGCCCGTGA
- a CDS encoding PP2C family protein-serine/threonine phosphatase — MPPSDSVERILRAAAPHELLDEIRALLVARHGALSVELLLADYSMTRLQPLTTPPHGAEPVSVYSTAPGRAFGAQEPYLVDGGERVIVHLPVSVRGDRLGVLSVTLPEGAGTPEDRDELGLVADALAHELLVAERDTDLFRQARRTDRLTLAAEMQWQLLPGRSCARPEYSLGAQLEPAYAIYGDSFDWSTSADHLFIGVNNGMGDGIDAALLTNLAVNAVRNARRAGLGLVDQASLADQAVYGQYRGERHLAMLLLDFHLDTGRVEIVDAGSPKVWRLRDGNVETVELEAQLPLGMFEDSVYTCQDFRVEPGDRLIFASDGVYDVASPAGESYSMRALARAVTSTRLLPPSQVPGAILEHLAGHRGAGVESTDDATVLCLDWVGRPA, encoded by the coding sequence GTGCCCCCAAGTGATTCGGTGGAGCGCATCCTGCGCGCCGCGGCACCCCACGAGCTGCTCGACGAGATCCGCGCGCTGCTGGTCGCACGCCACGGAGCGCTGTCCGTCGAGCTGCTGTTGGCCGACTACTCCATGACCCGGTTGCAGCCCTTGACCACGCCGCCGCACGGCGCCGAGCCGGTGTCGGTGTACTCCACGGCCCCCGGCCGGGCCTTCGGCGCCCAGGAGCCGTACCTCGTGGACGGCGGCGAGCGGGTCATCGTCCACCTGCCGGTGAGCGTGCGCGGCGACCGGCTCGGAGTGCTGAGCGTCACGTTGCCCGAGGGTGCCGGTACGCCCGAGGACAGGGACGAGCTGGGGCTCGTGGCCGACGCGCTCGCCCACGAGCTCCTCGTGGCCGAACGGGACACCGACCTCTTCCGTCAGGCACGGCGCACCGACCGGCTGACCCTCGCCGCCGAGATGCAGTGGCAGTTGCTCCCGGGCCGCTCCTGCGCCCGTCCCGAGTACAGCCTCGGCGCGCAGCTGGAGCCCGCCTACGCCATCTACGGCGACAGCTTCGACTGGTCGACCTCGGCCGATCACCTGTTCATCGGCGTGAACAACGGCATGGGCGACGGGATCGACGCCGCGCTGCTGACGAACCTGGCGGTCAACGCCGTGCGCAACGCGCGCCGCGCCGGGCTCGGCCTGGTCGACCAGGCCTCCCTCGCGGACCAGGCCGTCTACGGGCAGTACCGCGGTGAGCGGCATCTGGCGATGCTGCTGCTCGACTTCCACCTGGACACGGGGCGTGTCGAGATCGTCGACGCGGGGTCGCCGAAGGTCTGGCGGTTGCGCGACGGGAACGTCGAGACCGTCGAGCTGGAGGCACAGCTGCCCCTCGGGATGTTCGAGGACAGCGTCTACACCTGCCAGGACTTCCGGGTCGAGCCGGGAGACCGGCTCATCTTCGCGAGCGACGGGGTTTACGACGTGGCCTCGCCGGCCGGTGAGAGCTACAGCATGCGCGCACTCGCCCGGGCCGTCACCAGCACCCGTCTCCTGCCGCCCTCCCAGGTTCCGGGGGCGATCCTGGAGCACCTCGCGGGCCACCGGGGCGCCGGCGTCGAGTCCACCGACGACGCCACGGTGCTGTGCCTGGACTGGGTGGGCCGCCCGGCGTAA